A genomic segment from Gossypium hirsutum isolate 1008001.06 chromosome D04, Gossypium_hirsutum_v2.1, whole genome shotgun sequence encodes:
- the LOC107898783 gene encoding protein PELPK1, protein MAYHRLPFFVLPFLLITLSSMSSNIVLVGARRLLETSVPEIPKPELPAMPSFPKVELPMPELPEIPKPEIPKMPELPKPELPKVPELPKPELPEVPDFPKVPELPKPEFPKIPELKKPEEVKVPEMPNASKLSKSEAPKVLELPKPEFPKVPEVPKPELLKAPELPKPESPKVPELPKPELPKVPELPKPELPKPELPKAPELPKLESPKVPELPKSELPKVHEVPKPELPKAPELPKIPEVPKPELPKATELPKPELPKVPEVPKPELPKAPELPKPQLPKIPELTKPELPKVPEVPKPELPKTPELPKPELPKVPELPNMPKPEEPKVPELPKPELPKLPNLPKPETPKQELP, encoded by the coding sequence ATGGCTTATCATCGTTTGCCTTTTTTTGTGTTACCCTTTTTATTAATCACTTTGTCATCGATGAGTAGCAACATAGTCTTGGTTGGTGCTCGGCGTCTTTTGGAGACATCTGTGCCGGAGATTCCTAAACCCGAGTTGCCTGCCATGCCGTCCTTCCCAAAGGTTGAACTTCCAATGCCTGAATTGCCAGAAATCCCGAAACCTGAAATACCTAAAATGCCCGAGTTGCCAAAACCTGAATTGCCTAAAGTTCCGGAGTTGCCAAAGCCCGAATTGCCTGAGGTCCCCGACTTTCCGAAAGTTCCAGAGTTGCCAAAGCCTGAATTTCCTAAGATTCCCGAGTTGAAAAAACCCGAAGAAGTCAAAGTTCCAGAGATGCCCAATGCTTCTAAATTGTCAAAATCTGAAGCACCAAAAGTTCTGGAGTTACCAAAGCCAGAATTTCCTAAAGTTCCTGAAGTGCCTAAGCCTGAATTACTCAAAGCTCCCGAGTTGCCAAAACCTGAATCACCAAAAGTTCCTGAGTTACCAAAGCCAGAATTGCCTAAAGTTCCTGAGTTACCTAAGCCAGAATTGCCCAAGCCTGAATTACCCAAAGCTCCCGAGTTGCCAAAACTTGAATCACCAAAAGTTCCTGAGTTACCAAAATCAGAATTGCCTAAAGTTCATGAGGTGCCTAAGCCGGAATTGCCCAAAGCTCCTGAATTGCCAAAAATTCCTGAGGTACCAAAACCAGAATTGCCCAAAGCGACTGAGTTGCCAAAACCTGAATTACCAAAAGTTCCTGAGGTGCCTAAGCCAGAATTGCCAAAAGCTCCTGAATTACCAAAACCTCAATTACCTAAAATTCCCGAGTTAACAAAACCAGAATTGCCTAAAGTTCCAGAGGTACCGAAACCAGAATTGCCCAAAACTCCTGAGCTGCCAAAACCTGAATTACCTAAAGTTCCTGAATTGCCTAACATGCCGAAACCCGAAGAACCCAAAGTTCcagagctacccaaaccagaacTACCTAAGTTACCCAATCTACCAAAGCCGGAAACACCTAAACAAGAATTGCCTTAA